A portion of the Rhodococcus pseudokoreensis genome contains these proteins:
- a CDS encoding DUF3105 domain-containing protein: MTNDPSESPQSRSKPGGLRRRLPWLVAAAVAVVGVVAVSAYVLTSGSDDAGEAHDFAPSADNPDPSLGIEGIVTVDYGPADHVQAPQRVAYDQSPPFGGAHDQYWATCTGIVYPDAIRTENAVHSLEHGAVWVTYDPDRLSADDVTALAAHVDGVPYTLMSPYPGLDSAVSLQSWGHQLRLDDVHDQRIADFLMALRQNPNTYPEPGATCSTVRGGFDPADPPPFDPSAPGADAVPMDDN; this comes from the coding sequence ATGACGAACGACCCCAGCGAGAGCCCGCAATCCCGATCGAAGCCGGGCGGCCTGCGGCGGCGTCTGCCTTGGCTGGTGGCTGCCGCGGTAGCGGTGGTGGGGGTTGTCGCCGTCAGTGCGTACGTGCTGACCTCCGGTTCCGACGACGCCGGCGAAGCCCACGACTTCGCACCCAGCGCGGACAACCCTGACCCGTCACTGGGAATCGAGGGGATCGTCACCGTCGACTATGGGCCCGCCGACCATGTGCAGGCGCCGCAACGGGTGGCCTACGACCAGAGTCCGCCGTTCGGTGGTGCACACGATCAGTACTGGGCTACGTGCACCGGAATTGTCTATCCCGATGCGATCCGCACCGAGAACGCCGTGCATTCCCTGGAGCACGGGGCGGTGTGGGTGACGTACGACCCGGATCGTCTGAGCGCCGACGACGTCACCGCGCTGGCTGCGCACGTCGACGGGGTGCCGTACACCCTGATGTCGCCGTACCCGGGTCTCGATTCGGCGGTGTCGCTGCAGTCGTGGGGTCACCAACTCCGACTCGACGATGTCCACGATCAGCGGATCGCCGACTTCCTCATGGCGTTGCGACAGAACCCGAACACCTACCCCGAGCCCGGAGCGACCTGCTCGACGGTGCGCGGCGGATTCGATCCCGCCGATCCGCCGCCGTTCGATCCCTCCGCACCGGGTGCGGACGCAGTTCCGATGGACGACAACTGA
- a CDS encoding tyrosine-protein phosphatase — MTVTDLDVLPNLRDLGGLPVAEGGRTRSGVLYRSALPAPGDARPTAVDEWPARTVIDLRSPREFATREHPLRSDETVVHLISLLSDAEVTAPNQGSRLADIYQGILANAGQRLVDILQVAATAPGPVLLHCAAGKDRTGVAVALLLRTAGVEPEHIVADYESTNEHMGAVLARITRFAPELGQTHPNDRDLRGAVPEAIEGVLARWDAHPGGVHAWLRERGATEETIRLWTTRFTG, encoded by the coding sequence ATGACAGTGACCGACCTCGACGTTCTTCCCAACCTGCGTGACCTCGGTGGACTTCCCGTTGCCGAGGGCGGCCGGACGCGCAGCGGTGTGCTGTACCGCAGCGCACTGCCCGCGCCGGGCGACGCCCGCCCTACCGCGGTCGACGAGTGGCCTGCCCGCACCGTCATCGATCTCCGCAGCCCCCGCGAGTTCGCGACCAGGGAGCACCCGCTGCGGTCGGACGAGACGGTGGTGCACCTGATCTCCCTGCTGTCCGACGCGGAGGTCACCGCACCGAATCAGGGGTCTCGGCTCGCCGACATCTACCAGGGCATCCTCGCGAATGCGGGGCAGCGGCTCGTGGACATCCTCCAGGTGGCGGCCACCGCGCCCGGCCCGGTCCTTTTGCACTGCGCGGCGGGCAAGGACCGCACCGGGGTCGCCGTGGCCTTGCTGTTGCGAACCGCCGGAGTCGAGCCAGAGCACATCGTCGCCGACTACGAGTCGACCAATGAACACATGGGTGCCGTCCTGGCGCGCATTACCCGCTTCGCCCCCGAACTCGGTCAGACACATCCCAACGACCGCGATCTGCGCGGTGCCGTCCCCGAGGCAATCGAGGGTGTCCTCGCCCGCTGGGACGCTCACCCGGGTGGAGTCCACGCGTGGCTGCGGGAGCGCGGTGCCACCGAGGAGACGATCCGACTCTGGACCACGCGTTTCACCGGGTGA
- a CDS encoding DUF1707 SHOCT-like domain-containing protein has translation MQYADNIRISDSEREQVVGELGRHLTAGRLTIGEFDQRVAEVYRSTTRQQAHQVLRDLPSAASAVAAAPVATPPTRPVRRRIPGHQQIEWLAWAAAGGLNIAIWGIISLATGVMIYFWPVWVIGPWGLVLLGRTLLGRESGCSKLTDTLRDDRMRPVASR, from the coding sequence ATGCAGTACGCGGACAACATCCGGATATCCGATTCCGAACGTGAACAGGTCGTCGGTGAACTCGGGCGGCACCTCACCGCCGGGCGACTGACCATCGGGGAGTTCGACCAACGGGTGGCAGAGGTCTATCGGTCCACCACCCGGCAGCAGGCGCATCAGGTGTTGCGCGACCTTCCGTCCGCAGCCTCAGCGGTTGCCGCCGCCCCGGTCGCGACACCACCCACCCGTCCGGTGCGTCGCCGCATCCCGGGTCACCAGCAGATCGAGTGGCTCGCCTGGGCCGCCGCGGGCGGACTCAACATCGCGATCTGGGGCATCATCTCGCTCGCTACCGGCGTGATGATCTACTTCTGGCCGGTGTGGGTGATAGGCCCGTGGGGGTTGGTGCTGCTGGGCAGGACGCTGCTCGGCCGCGAGAGCGGGTGCAGCAAATTGACCGACACTCTGCGCGACGACCGGATGAGACCCGTCGCGAGTCGCTGA
- a CDS encoding cytochrome P450: MAAHFSAEREIPGPRGLPLVGVIPMLARDPFGYLVGAARDYGGLVRMRLGPATVYLVSDPAHVRHILVDNHANYWKGPILRGIKLIIGDGIFGSDGQLWQRQRRLMSPAFHRPRLTAMIGVMTDVVEAATVRWNDRIVRKTPVDMLEEMVPINIEIVLRTLFGTSIDYSEIAKLRAASDVIFHHSEKLVFSFFLPMRIPRPGHRRFIAALSVVDEVVERIIAERRKDPADRGDLLSMLLLAHDDEGTQAAMDDRQVRDEVMSILMAGYESTAAALGWTWYLLSQHPDADARLQTELDFVLGGRVPSLQDLPRLVYTRQVISESLRLYPPFPTFFRTSYDRDQLGPYNLPPDAALIISPYVTHRLTAHWPDPEEFDPTRFGADHSTERPNEAYYPFGLGRRLCIGANLSLLEQQVVVATVAQRFDREIASGYVLEPHYDIALRPRNGVPMMLTPR, translated from the coding sequence ATGGCGGCTCACTTCTCCGCGGAGCGTGAAATCCCAGGCCCTCGAGGCTTACCGCTCGTCGGCGTCATTCCAATGCTCGCGCGCGACCCGTTCGGCTACCTGGTCGGCGCTGCGCGCGACTACGGCGGATTGGTCCGAATGAGGTTGGGCCCTGCCACGGTGTACCTCGTCAGTGATCCTGCACATGTCCGGCACATCCTCGTCGACAATCATGCCAACTATTGGAAGGGCCCAATCCTCCGCGGGATCAAACTGATCATCGGCGACGGGATATTCGGCAGCGACGGGCAGCTGTGGCAACGGCAGCGGCGCTTGATGTCTCCGGCCTTCCACAGGCCGCGTTTGACCGCGATGATCGGGGTCATGACCGACGTCGTCGAAGCGGCGACGGTACGCTGGAACGATCGGATCGTCCGAAAGACGCCGGTGGACATGCTCGAGGAAATGGTGCCGATCAACATCGAGATCGTCTTGCGGACATTGTTCGGCACGAGCATCGACTACAGCGAGATCGCAAAGCTCCGTGCCGCGTCCGATGTCATCTTTCACCATTCCGAGAAGCTGGTCTTCAGTTTCTTCCTCCCGATGCGCATACCGAGGCCCGGTCACCGGCGCTTCATTGCCGCATTGTCCGTCGTCGACGAGGTCGTCGAGAGGATCATCGCCGAGCGCCGCAAAGACCCGGCCGACCGCGGGGATCTGCTGTCGATGTTGCTGCTCGCCCACGATGATGAAGGCACCCAAGCGGCTATGGACGACCGACAGGTGCGCGACGAGGTGATGAGCATCCTCATGGCGGGGTACGAGTCGACCGCCGCAGCGCTCGGTTGGACCTGGTACCTGCTGTCCCAGCACCCCGACGCGGATGCGCGATTGCAGACCGAGTTGGACTTCGTGCTCGGCGGTCGTGTTCCGTCGTTGCAGGATCTGCCACGGCTGGTTTACACGCGCCAGGTGATCAGCGAATCCCTTCGGCTGTATCCACCATTTCCGACGTTCTTCCGCACGTCCTACGACCGCGACCAGCTCGGCCCGTACAACCTGCCACCGGATGCTGCACTCATCATCAGTCCGTATGTCACTCACCGCCTGACCGCCCATTGGCCTGACCCAGAGGAATTCGACCCCACGCGATTCGGTGCAGACCACTCCACCGAGCGTCCGAACGAGGCCTACTATCCCTTCGGCCTCGGCCGGCGACTGTGCATCGGTGCGAACCTCTCTTTGCTGGAGCAGCAGGTCGTTGTCGCAACCGTCGCCCAACGCTTCGACCGCGAGATCGCGTCCGGCTATGTGCTCGAGCCCCATTACGACATCGCCTTGCGGCCGCGCAACGGTGTGCCGATGATGCTCACCCCTCGGTAG
- the phnC gene encoding phosphonate ABC transporter ATP-binding protein: MTSTRNGIPRVQADAVSYRYPDGTTALHEVSVRVAPGEIVAVLGRSGAGKSTLMRCLAGLEAPTSGRVLHDGVDRSGLRGRARRRAHARVGLVFQEFQLVERATVLSNALIGRLACQPLLPSLVHFVRSRDREIAVEAVCRLGLEEQLRKRADALSGGQRQRVAIARALAQQPDMLLADEPVANLDPVLARGVVDDIVRLARVEGLTAVLNLHDVELARHVADRLVGLRAGRLVFDRPTASISDTDLDLLYADSARPLAGVQ, translated from the coding sequence ATGACGTCGACACGAAACGGAATTCCCCGCGTGCAAGCCGATGCGGTGAGTTACCGATATCCCGACGGCACCACGGCACTGCACGAGGTGTCGGTGCGGGTGGCGCCCGGCGAGATCGTCGCGGTGCTCGGTCGCAGTGGCGCGGGGAAGTCGACGCTCATGCGCTGTCTTGCGGGGCTGGAGGCGCCGACATCGGGCCGGGTGCTGCACGACGGTGTCGACCGCAGCGGGTTGCGGGGCCGCGCCAGGCGGCGGGCGCACGCGCGAGTGGGGTTGGTGTTTCAGGAGTTTCAGCTCGTCGAACGGGCGACGGTGCTGTCGAATGCCCTGATCGGGCGGCTCGCCTGTCAGCCACTCCTGCCGAGCCTCGTGCATTTCGTGCGGAGCCGTGACCGCGAGATTGCCGTCGAGGCCGTCTGCCGGCTCGGTCTCGAGGAACAACTCCGCAAGCGTGCCGACGCGCTCTCGGGTGGGCAGCGTCAGCGTGTGGCGATCGCCCGTGCGCTCGCGCAGCAGCCCGACATGCTGCTGGCCGACGAGCCTGTCGCCAACCTCGACCCCGTCCTGGCTCGCGGAGTCGTCGACGACATCGTGCGATTGGCCCGTGTCGAGGGACTCACCGCTGTGCTGAATCTCCACGACGTCGAGTTGGCGCGGCACGTCGCGGACCGACTCGTGGGCCTGCGCGCGGGACGGTTGGTGTTCGACCGGCCGACCGCTTCTATTTCCGACACCGATCTCGATCTCCTGTATGCCGATTCGGCCCGCCCCCTCGCAGGAGTGCAGTGA
- a CDS encoding GntR family transcriptional regulator — MPSKTPTGRVPLYRQVQDVLLQRLDGGTLRPGDRLPPETDLAAELRVNRLTVRQAIGELTRAGRLVAKQGSGTFVAPPPRHFPIELAASYINDADGLSAAFRSVGRTLTESLVSSEIVLGGSAPQAEEYLPGCRLRRVDTVLAVDGEPWFASSVWMDDRRFADIDRHLRDGVPLYTVWRDVYGVRLKAAWRSFAAGAASPQVAALLGVPPGAAVLFRDGLNLDDDDAPTVYIHRACRSDRVRFVANYSAKD, encoded by the coding sequence ATGCCGAGCAAAACGCCCACGGGTCGGGTGCCGCTCTACCGACAGGTGCAGGACGTCTTGCTGCAGCGACTCGACGGTGGCACGCTGCGGCCGGGAGACCGGTTGCCGCCCGAGACCGACCTCGCCGCCGAACTCCGCGTCAACCGGCTCACGGTCCGGCAGGCGATCGGCGAACTGACCAGGGCCGGGCGACTGGTCGCCAAGCAGGGGTCCGGCACGTTCGTCGCCCCGCCGCCCCGGCACTTCCCCATCGAACTCGCCGCCAGTTACATCAACGATGCCGACGGTCTCAGCGCGGCGTTCAGATCCGTGGGCCGCACACTGACCGAGTCACTCGTCTCGAGCGAGATCGTCCTCGGCGGTAGCGCACCGCAGGCAGAGGAGTATCTGCCGGGATGCCGGTTGCGCCGCGTCGACACGGTGCTCGCGGTCGACGGTGAGCCGTGGTTCGCGAGTTCGGTCTGGATGGACGACCGCCGGTTCGCCGACATCGACCGGCACCTGCGAGACGGTGTCCCGCTGTACACCGTGTGGCGCGACGTCTACGGCGTCCGGCTGAAGGCGGCGTGGCGTTCATTCGCCGCAGGCGCTGCGTCTCCGCAGGTAGCGGCACTGCTCGGGGTGCCGCCCGGTGCAGCGGTCCTTTTTCGCGACGGCCTGAATCTCGACGACGACGACGCACCCACCGTGTACATCCACCGCGCGTGTCGCAGCGACCGGGTGCGGTTCGTCGCGAACTACTCCGCGAAAGACTGA
- a CDS encoding PadR family transcriptional regulator — protein MDERPLNATAASLLGFLHEGSKTGWDLVVTAQERIGKFWSITTSQVYRELAAMERAGLIEAGERGARERKPYTLTDEGRRAFAEWIEREPGQENIRYPLLLTVAFGAHLPPERLAAMLDSHRAAHEKQLAEYERDAAVHGSNRYAMATLDFGIVYERAVLDWFDLVEDRLGR, from the coding sequence ATGGACGAACGCCCCCTCAACGCCACTGCGGCGTCGCTCCTCGGGTTCCTGCACGAGGGTTCCAAGACCGGGTGGGATCTGGTGGTGACCGCGCAGGAACGCATCGGCAAGTTCTGGTCGATCACGACCAGCCAGGTCTACCGGGAACTCGCGGCGATGGAGCGGGCCGGATTGATCGAGGCAGGGGAGCGCGGAGCCCGCGAGCGCAAGCCCTACACGCTCACCGACGAGGGTCGCCGGGCGTTCGCGGAATGGATCGAGCGAGAACCCGGCCAGGAGAACATTCGCTACCCGCTACTTCTCACGGTTGCGTTCGGCGCGCACCTTCCGCCCGAGCGATTGGCCGCGATGCTGGACTCGCACCGCGCGGCCCACGAGAAGCAGCTCGCCGAGTACGAGCGTGACGCCGCCGTGCACGGATCCAACCGATACGCGATGGCCACCCTCGACTTCGGGATCGTGTACGAGCGCGCAGTGCTCGATTGGTTCGACCTGGTCGAGGACCGGCTGGGGCGGTGA
- a CDS encoding calcium:proton antiporter, with protein sequence MAFGWRSVATEWPLVIPPVAVAVLGLTWGRHIGTVLVLAVAVVLVGAVLAAVHHAEVVAHKVGEPFGSLILAVAVTVIEVGLIVTLMISGGPATASLARDTVFAAVMITVNGIAGLSLFVGARKYGLALFNAEGTGAALATVASLATLSLVLPTFTTSRPGPEFSSAQLAFAAVASLVLYGMFVLTQTGPHRHFFLPVIADEPETRDRNSAPPTGRMAGMSLALLVVALCAVVGLAKVESPAIEDAVEDAGLPQSIVGVVIALLVLLPETLAAVRAAQRNRIQISLNLAFGSAMASIGLTIPAIAVASIWLDGPLLLGLGPTQVVLLAITVVVGMLTVVPGRATRLQGGVHLVLLAAYVFLSVNP encoded by the coding sequence ATGGCATTCGGGTGGCGGTCGGTCGCTACGGAGTGGCCGCTGGTGATACCGCCCGTCGCGGTTGCGGTGCTGGGCCTGACCTGGGGCCGCCACATCGGCACGGTCCTGGTGCTCGCCGTCGCCGTGGTTCTGGTCGGTGCGGTGCTCGCGGCCGTTCATCACGCCGAGGTGGTTGCACACAAGGTCGGTGAACCGTTCGGGTCGCTGATTCTCGCGGTCGCGGTCACCGTCATCGAGGTCGGACTGATCGTGACATTGATGATCTCGGGCGGCCCGGCGACTGCGTCGCTTGCCCGCGATACCGTATTCGCGGCGGTGATGATCACCGTCAACGGCATCGCCGGGTTGTCGCTGTTCGTCGGCGCACGAAAGTACGGGCTCGCACTGTTCAATGCGGAGGGCACCGGCGCAGCACTGGCGACGGTGGCATCACTCGCGACGTTGAGTCTGGTGCTCCCGACCTTCACGACGAGCCGGCCGGGTCCCGAATTCTCCTCGGCCCAATTGGCATTCGCGGCGGTGGCCTCGCTGGTGCTGTACGGGATGTTCGTCCTCACCCAGACCGGGCCGCACCGGCACTTCTTCCTGCCTGTCATCGCCGATGAACCGGAAACCCGCGACCGGAACTCCGCGCCCCCGACGGGCAGGATGGCCGGGATGAGCCTCGCCCTGCTGGTGGTGGCACTGTGCGCAGTCGTGGGATTGGCGAAGGTGGAATCACCCGCGATCGAAGATGCGGTCGAGGATGCCGGATTGCCGCAATCCATCGTCGGTGTGGTCATCGCCTTGCTCGTGCTACTGCCGGAGACCCTCGCCGCGGTGCGGGCAGCGCAGCGAAACCGGATCCAGATCAGTTTGAACCTGGCCTTCGGATCGGCGATGGCCAGCATCGGCTTGACCATCCCCGCCATCGCCGTCGCGTCCATCTGGCTGGACGGGCCGCTTCTGCTCGGCCTCGGTCCGACCCAGGTCGTGTTGCTCGCGATCACCGTGGTTGTCGGCATGCTGACGGTGGTCCCCGGCCGCGCCACCCGACTCCAGGGCGGCGTCCACCTGGTGCTGTTGGCCGCGTACGTGTTTCTCTCCGTCAACCCCTGA
- a CDS encoding TetR/AcrR family transcriptional regulator: MAWDIERTKRLLLDAGAEEFSAFGLAGGRVDRIAAKAGVNKERIYQYFGKKEAFFSAAVESELTASLAAVELSGDGVSAVADYAGRRFDYQRTHPAFTRLLFWEGLELETPVAEETRRKHAQTLVAGARKATGLSEADAQELLITVITLVDGWVTLQTADRLFSPPPSRRDDRDSRRREFIVMTVDAATRAAIARTDQT, translated from the coding sequence GTGGCGTGGGATATCGAACGAACCAAGAGACTTCTGCTCGACGCCGGCGCCGAGGAGTTCAGTGCGTTCGGGCTGGCCGGGGGCCGAGTCGACCGGATCGCCGCGAAAGCAGGAGTGAACAAAGAGCGCATCTATCAGTATTTCGGCAAGAAGGAGGCGTTCTTCAGCGCCGCCGTCGAGAGTGAACTGACGGCGTCACTAGCCGCCGTCGAACTGTCGGGAGACGGAGTGTCCGCCGTCGCCGACTACGCCGGCCGTCGATTCGACTACCAACGCACGCACCCGGCCTTCACCCGGCTGCTGTTCTGGGAAGGCCTCGAACTCGAGACACCGGTGGCCGAGGAAACCCGCAGGAAGCACGCGCAGACATTGGTCGCGGGGGCTCGGAAAGCCACCGGCCTGTCCGAGGCCGACGCGCAGGAACTTCTCATCACGGTGATCACCCTCGTCGATGGTTGGGTCACTCTCCAGACTGCGGACCGGCTGTTCTCGCCTCCTCCTTCGCGCCGCGACGACCGCGATTCACGAAGACGCGAATTCATCGTGATGACCGTCGACGCCGCCACCCGCGCGGCGATCGCCCGGACCGATCAGACCTGA
- the phnE gene encoding phosphonate ABC transporter, permease protein PhnE, producing MTLDTKPAERTPSTADLAALRRPSWQTGAGVVVVLAVVLWSAQTTEFSLAAVVDGLPHIADFVGRMFPPDLAVLPTAVSLMGETLAIAVIGTAIGVLLALPWALLAARSVFDQAWLHHAARASINVTRAIPELMWALLFVSAVGLGPLAGTLAIVIGSAAGMARLFADIFETMDMRAWESAAAAGATRSQRISWVLLPQSVPTVASYTLLVLDGNVRAASLLGIVGAGGIGMELTQQLRLFEYGNVLTIVLVVLVVVVALDRAAAYLRKKLI from the coding sequence ATGACACTCGACACGAAGCCTGCCGAGCGCACGCCCTCGACCGCCGATCTCGCGGCTCTGCGCCGGCCCTCCTGGCAGACGGGCGCCGGGGTGGTGGTCGTGCTCGCCGTCGTCCTGTGGTCGGCGCAGACCACGGAGTTCTCCCTGGCCGCCGTCGTCGACGGCCTACCCCATATCGCCGACTTCGTCGGCCGCATGTTTCCGCCCGATCTCGCCGTTCTGCCGACCGCCGTCTCGCTGATGGGCGAGACCCTCGCCATTGCGGTCATCGGTACCGCGATCGGCGTCCTGCTCGCGCTGCCGTGGGCGTTGCTGGCGGCCCGGTCGGTGTTCGACCAGGCCTGGCTCCACCACGCGGCGCGGGCGTCGATCAACGTCACCCGCGCGATCCCGGAACTGATGTGGGCGCTGCTGTTCGTCTCCGCGGTCGGGTTGGGCCCACTCGCGGGCACATTGGCGATCGTCATCGGATCCGCGGCGGGAATGGCGCGGCTGTTCGCCGATATCTTCGAGACCATGGACATGCGGGCATGGGAGTCGGCTGCCGCCGCCGGCGCCACTCGGTCGCAGCGGATCAGCTGGGTGCTGCTGCCGCAGAGTGTGCCGACCGTGGCCAGCTACACCCTGCTCGTGCTCGACGGGAACGTGCGGGCCGCGTCGCTTCTCGGCATCGTCGGCGCCGGCGGCATCGGCATGGAATTGACCCAGCAACTCCGGCTCTTCGAGTACGGCAACGTCCTCACAATCGTCCTTGTTGTCCTGGTGGTCGTGGTCGCTCTGGACCGCGCCGCCGCCTACCTCAGAAAGAAGCTCATATGA
- a CDS encoding phosphate/phosphite/phosphonate ABC transporter substrate-binding protein → MSINPTLRRTLAAAACAVTLCGVAACGDSSAENGAPDVLKVGLPPAEANANLQAKFEPVTSLVAAGTGKSVEVKPTSDYLSIVEAMRSGLLDVAAFSPFPTPLAEAVAGVEPLVVAKGAAYSSVFVCRTDRGIDSLDDLRGRRIAFVDAGSTSGNYIPKLLLKRAGIDPEIDIEGSYAGGHDTAELAVKQGSVDCAADARSSYQTMVDKGVIDGAAQTIVAESDPIPVSLVVIARKDLDPAISQGIVDAFVNGDNAAALGVVGATSFEKAQDSDFTIFRDAASELGVDLEELSRK, encoded by the coding sequence GTGAGCATCAACCCGACCCTGCGCCGCACCTTGGCCGCCGCCGCCTGCGCGGTGACCCTGTGTGGCGTCGCCGCCTGCGGCGACTCCTCCGCCGAAAACGGCGCGCCCGACGTACTGAAGGTGGGGCTACCACCGGCGGAGGCCAACGCGAACCTCCAGGCGAAGTTCGAGCCGGTGACCTCGCTGGTCGCGGCGGGCACGGGGAAGTCGGTCGAGGTGAAGCCGACGAGCGACTACCTGTCGATCGTCGAGGCCATGCGGTCCGGGCTCCTCGACGTCGCTGCGTTCAGCCCCTTCCCGACGCCCCTCGCCGAGGCCGTCGCCGGTGTCGAGCCGCTCGTGGTGGCGAAGGGTGCGGCCTACAGTTCTGTGTTCGTGTGCCGCACGGACCGTGGCATCGACTCGCTCGACGATCTTCGCGGGCGCAGGATCGCGTTCGTCGACGCCGGATCGACCAGCGGAAACTACATCCCCAAGCTCCTGCTGAAGCGGGCCGGGATCGATCCGGAGATCGACATCGAGGGCAGCTACGCCGGTGGCCACGACACCGCCGAACTCGCCGTGAAGCAGGGCTCGGTCGACTGCGCCGCCGACGCCCGGTCGTCGTACCAGACGATGGTCGACAAGGGCGTCATCGACGGAGCAGCGCAGACGATCGTCGCCGAGTCCGACCCCATCCCGGTCTCGCTGGTGGTCATCGCACGCAAGGATCTCGACCCGGCCATCTCGCAGGGAATCGTGGATGCATTCGTGAACGGAGACAATGCGGCGGCACTCGGAGTGGTCGGGGCAACCAGCTTCGAGAAGGCGCAGGACAGCGATTTCACGATCTTCCGTGACGCGGCGTCCGAACTCGGGGTGGATCTCGAGGAGTTGTCGCGGAAATGA
- a CDS encoding DUF2252 domain-containing protein — protein sequence MTKNRARAVDLRTQDDADDVFARGDALQATVPSRAHDHAATGADRPDVLDFVEADNEGRLANLVPLRIGRMIASPFAFFRGAAGLMAADLSATPVTGLTAQLCGDAHAANFGLYGTPDGQIVMDINDFDETIPGPWEWDLKRLAASLVLAGREGGVSESGCVEAAEDAVKSYRRTIRELAELPFLQSWNALPDKSVLARAKADALLDDFDKAAQKARRNTSEKVAAKWTAHIENHETGIRSRRFIDDPPILTHVDRATADAVTDGLERYVESLRESRRNLITRFAVSDVAFRIVGTGSVGLRSYIALLHGNRDEVLVLQLKQARPSALAAYLPVDEPKHEGKRIVHGARLVQAESDILLGWTTIDGLPYIVRQFRNLKGDIDPTGLERDHLDDYGRLAGALLARAHTRSLDPRALAGYFAGDTELDEAIGRYAVRYADQTEADYAELVAAVKSGRIAAEPA from the coding sequence GTGACGAAGAATCGAGCGCGCGCCGTGGACCTGCGAACCCAGGACGACGCGGACGACGTCTTCGCGCGTGGGGACGCGTTGCAGGCAACCGTGCCGTCCCGTGCACACGATCACGCCGCGACCGGCGCCGACAGACCGGATGTGCTCGACTTCGTCGAGGCCGATAACGAGGGCAGGCTGGCGAATCTCGTCCCGCTGCGGATCGGTCGGATGATCGCCTCGCCGTTCGCCTTCTTCCGCGGCGCCGCCGGCCTGATGGCCGCCGACCTCTCCGCTACTCCGGTCACCGGATTGACAGCGCAGCTGTGCGGTGACGCGCATGCGGCGAACTTCGGCCTGTACGGGACGCCGGACGGTCAAATTGTCATGGACATAAATGATTTCGACGAGACCATCCCCGGTCCGTGGGAATGGGATCTCAAACGCCTCGCCGCCAGCCTGGTCCTCGCCGGACGCGAAGGCGGAGTGTCCGAGAGCGGGTGCGTCGAGGCCGCCGAAGACGCCGTCAAGTCGTATCGGCGCACCATCCGCGAACTCGCCGAACTTCCGTTCCTCCAGTCCTGGAATGCGCTGCCGGACAAGTCGGTGCTCGCGCGGGCGAAGGCCGACGCCCTGCTCGACGACTTCGACAAGGCCGCACAGAAGGCGCGACGCAACACCAGCGAGAAGGTGGCGGCGAAATGGACCGCCCACATCGAGAACCACGAGACCGGGATCCGCAGCCGACGGTTCATCGACGATCCGCCGATTCTCACCCACGTGGATCGCGCGACCGCCGATGCGGTGACCGACGGGCTCGAACGCTATGTCGAGTCACTTCGGGAGTCTCGACGAAATCTGATCACCCGATTCGCCGTGTCCGACGTCGCCTTCCGGATCGTCGGAACCGGCAGCGTGGGTCTGCGCAGCTATATCGCCCTACTGCACGGCAATCGGGACGAGGTGCTCGTTCTTCAACTGAAACAGGCCCGGCCGTCCGCACTGGCGGCATACCTGCCGGTCGACGAACCGAAGCACGAGGGCAAGCGGATCGTGCACGGCGCCCGGCTGGTGCAAGCGGAGTCGGACATCCTCCTGGGCTGGACGACGATCGACGGCCTCCCCTACATCGTGCGGCAGTTCCGAAACCTCAAAGGCGACATCGATCCGACCGGTCTGGAACGGGACCATCTCGACGACTACGGCCGACTGGCCGGTGCCCTGCTCGCGCGTGCACACACCCGCTCCCTCGATCCGCGGGCGCTCGCCGGATACTTTGCCGGCGACACTGAACTCGACGAGGCGATCGGACGGTATGCCGTCCGCTACGCCGATCAGACCGAAGCCGACTACGCAGAACTGGTGGCCGCCGTGAAATCGGGGCGGATCGCCGCCGAGCCGGCCTGA